AACTCGCGCTGGAACTGGCTCCCGCGGTCCCGGTGGTGTGGGGCAGCGGCTCGGTGGGGGGCGTGGCCGCCGGCCGCGCCGTCGCCCAGTTCGCCGGCTACGCCCGGCTCCCGGCGGTGGGCGGCCGGCTGCCCCATGCCGCCCGAACCCAGCTGCCGCTGCTGGACGGTCCGCTGGCCGCCGCCGACGACGCCGAGGACCTGTTCCGTGACCGGGTCGCCGACCCGGACGGCCAGCGGCAGATCCGGCTGCTGCTGCTGCGCGACACCGACGAGACCGAGGTCGTGTCGCAGTGGGCGGACGCCGTCGCCACGTTGGCCGAGCAGCGCCGGCTGGGTGGTCGCACGGTGCGCGCCGAGGGCGACCACCCGGTGATGCGGTTGGCGTCGATCCTGCCGCTGGTGGACTTCGCGGCGGCCTACGCCGCACTGGCCGTCGGGGTCGACCCGGGGGCCCGGGCGTTCCCGGCGCTGGGATACGGGGGCTGAGGTGGCGGTCGTCGTGCGGGGTCACCTGAAGGACTACGCCTGGGGCGTGGTGGACGGCCTGCGCGACTGGGCCGGCGGACCGACCGGCGGCCCGCAGGCCGAACTGTGGTTCGGCGCCCACCCGTCGGGGCCGGCCGTGCTGCGCGACGCCCCCGGCGAGTTGCCCGACGCGGTCGGCGAGGTTCCGTTGCTGGTCAAGCTACTGGCCGCCGCCTCGCCGTTGAGCATCCAGCTGCACCCGGACGCCGCGACCGCCGCCGCCGTGCTGGCCGCCCAGCAGTCCGGCGAGGCTCCGGCGCTGCTGTCCGACGATGCGGAGAAGACCGAACTGCTGCTGGCCGTGCAGCCGTTCTCGGTGCTGGCAGGGTGGCGCGATCTCACCGACGCCGCCGCCCTGCTGCACCGGGTTGGCGTCGGTGAGGCAGCGGCAACGCTGCGGGCCGGGCAGCGGGCCGGCGCCATCCGGCACCTGCTGGCGCTACCGGCGGCGCAGGTCGCGCCGGCGGTCGCGGCGATCGGCGATGCGGCCGCCGATCTCGGGTGGCCGGCAGCGGCGGCCGAGGCGATGGCGGCCATCGCCTCTCACTACCCGCAGGACCCCGGGGTGCTGGTCGCGGCCACCCTGCAGCACGAGACGCTGCAGCCCGGCGACGCCGTGTTCGTGCCGGCCGGTACGCCGCACGCCTACGTGCACGGGATGGGCGTGGAGGTCATGGCGGCGTCGGACAACGTGCTGCGGCTGGGCCTGACGCCCAAGACGGTGGCCGTCGAGGCCGCGCTCGGTGCGTTGCGCCACGACCGGGCTCCCGTCGTCGCCCGGGGCACGGCTGCCGGCGCGTGGCTGGAGCCGGCCGGAGCGCCGTTCGCCGTCGCTACTGCCGCCGGACCGGTGGCGGTCCAGGCGCCCGCCGGTAGCTACCGCCTCGTGCTGGCCGTCCACGCCGACGCCGTGGTGGGCGTGGCCGGTGTGACGTATCTGCTGCGCCCTGGCGACGCGCTGGTCGTCGAAGCCGCCGAACCGTTGCTGAGCGCCACCAGCGGCGGGCTGGCCGTCGTCGCCCGGTCGTGCCCACCGGTGCCGACCGCTACCGTGACGCCGTGAGCACCGAGGGCGGCACCAAGGCCGTCCTCGCCGCCCTCGTGGCCAACCTCGGCATCGCGGTGAGCAAGTTCGTCGCGTTCGTCATCACCGGGTCGTCGTCGATGTTGTCCGAGGCGATCCACTCCGTCGCCGACTCCGGCAACCAGGTCCTGCTGCTGATCGGTGGCCGCCGAGCCCGCCGCGCCGCTGATCGGCAGCACCAGTTCGGGTACGGCAGGACCCGCTACGTGTACGGCTTCATCGTCGCGATCGTGCTGTTCCTGGTCGGCGGCGTCTTCGCGATCTACGAGGGCGTACACAAGATCCAGCACCCGGAGGAGCTGACCTCCCCGACCGTCGCGATCGTCGTGCTGCTGGTCGCGATCGTGCTCGAGTCGTTCTCCTTCCGTACGGCCTACCGGGAGGCCAGCAAGTCGCGGGGGAGTCGCTCGCTGTTCGGCTACATCCGCGCCGCGCGGCAGCCGGAGCTGCCGGTCGTGCTGCTGGAGGACGCCGGCGCGCTGGTCGGGCTGGTCTTCGCCCTGGTCGGTGTCGTGGTTGCGGCGATCACCGGAAACGGCGTCTACGACGGCATCGGCTCCATGGCGATCGGCACCCTGCTCGTGGTGATCGCGGTCTTCCTGTCGTTCGAGATGTCGAGCATGCTCGTCGGCGAGAGTGCGCTGCCGGAAGAGGAAGCGCGTATCCGGACCGCGCTGGAGACCGAGGATCTGGTCGACCGCGTCATCCACCTGCGCACGCTGCACGTCGGGCCCGACGACGTGCTGGTGGCCGCCAAGATCGCGATCGCCGGTGACGACACCGGCGCGCAGATCGCTGCGGGGATCGATGCGGCCGAACGCGCCGTCCGGTCGGCCGTGCCTGCCGCGCGCTACATCTTCCTCGAGCCCGACCTCGACCGGCAGCTGCCCGGTGCGGCCGGTTGACGGGCTCGTCGTGAGAGACTGTCCCGCCATTGACCGCGGGGCGCTGCCCCTCCCCGAGTGCGCGAACCATCGAAGCCTCGTGCCGTTCGACGTGCCCTGTCCGCAGCAGGAGTTGCACGCATGACCGAGCCTGATTTCAAGGTCGCCGACCTGTCCCTGGCCGACTTCGGCCGCCACGAGATCCGCCTCGCCGAGAACGAGATGCCGGGCCTCATGGCGATGCGCCGGGAGTACGGCGACTCCCAGCCGCTGGCCGGTGCCCGTATCACCGGGTCGTTGCACATGACCGTGCAGACCGCCGTGCTCATCGAGACGCTGGTCGCCCTCGGTGCGCAGGTCCGCTGGGCGTCCTGCAACATCTTCTCCACCCAGGACCACGCCGCGGCCGCCATCGCCGTCGGTCCCACAGGCACCGTCGAGGCACCCGCGGGCGTGCCGGTCTACGCCTGGAAGGGCGAGTCGCTCGAGGAGTACTGGTGGTGCACCGAGCAGGTGCTGCTGTGGCCGGACGGCTTGGGCCCCAACATGATCCTCGACGACGGCGGTGACGCGACCCTGCTGGTGCACAAGGGCGTCGAGTTCGAGGCGGCCGGTGCCGTCCCGGACACCGCGGCGACCGACTCGGAGGAGTACGCCGTCATCCTGGCGAGCCTGCGCCGGTCGCTGGCGGCCGACGCGACCCGGTGGACCCGGCTCGCGCCCGGCATCCGCGGCGTGACGGAGGAGACCACGACCGGCGTACACCGGCTCTACGAGATGATGCGGGCCGGCGCCCTGCTGTTCCCGGCGATCAACGTCAACGACTCGGTCACCAAGAGCAAGTTCGACAACCGGTACGGCTGCCGGCACAGCCTCGTCGACGGCATCAACCGGGCCACCGACGTGCTGATCGGGGGCAAGGTCGCGGTCGTCTGCGGCTACGGCGACGTGGGCAAGGGCTGCGCGGAGTCGTTGCGCGGCCAGGGTGCCCGGGTCGTGATCACCGAGATCGACCCGATCTGCGCGCTGCAGGCCGCCATGGACGGCTACCAGGTCGCCACGCTGGAGGACGTGGTGGCGACCGCGGACATCTTCGTCACCGCGACCGGCTGCTTCGACGTCATCACCGCCGACCAGATGTCCCGCATGAAGCACCAGGCGATCGTCGGGAACATCGGCCACTTCGACAACGAGATCGACATGGCCGGCCTGGCCCGGGTCCCCGGGATCCAGCGGCGTCCGGTCAAGCCGCAGGTGGACGAGTGGGTCTTCGCCGACGGGCACTCGATCATCGTGCTGAGCGAGGGGCGGCTGCTGAACCTGGGCAACGCCACCGGTCACCCGTCGTTCGTCATGTCCAACTCGTTCACCAACCAGGTGCTGGCGCAGGTCGAGTTGTTCACCAAGGGCGAGCAGTACCCGCTGGGCGTCCACACGCTGCCCAAGGTGCTCGACGAGAAGGTCGCGCGGCTGCACCTGGACGCCCTCGGGGTCCGGCTGACCGAGCTGCGCAAGGATCAGGCCGAGTACTTGGGCGTCGACGTCGCCGGGCCGTACAAGGTCGACCATTACCGGTAC
This portion of the Actinomycetota bacterium genome encodes:
- the manA gene encoding mannose-6-phosphate isomerase, class I, translated to MAVVVRGHLKDYAWGVVDGLRDWAGGPTGGPQAELWFGAHPSGPAVLRDAPGELPDAVGEVPLLVKLLAAASPLSIQLHPDAATAAAVLAAQQSGEAPALLSDDAEKTELLLAVQPFSVLAGWRDLTDAAALLHRVGVGEAAATLRAGQRAGAIRHLLALPAAQVAPAVAAIGDAAADLGWPAAAAEAMAAIASHYPQDPGVLVAATLQHETLQPGDAVFVPAGTPHAYVHGMGVEVMAASDNVLRLGLTPKTVAVEAALGALRHDRAPVVARGTAAGAWLEPAGAPFAVATAAGPVAVQAPAGSYRLVLAVHADAVVGVAGVTYLLRPGDALVVEAAEPLLSATSGGLAVVARSCPPVPTATVTP
- a CDS encoding cation diffusion facilitator family transporter, which encodes MSTEGGTKAVLAALVANLGIAVSKFVAFVITGSSSMLSEAIHSVADSGNQVLLLIGGRRARRAADRQHQFGYGRTRYVYGFIVAIVLFLVGGVFAIYEGVHKIQHPEELTSPTVAIVVLLVAIVLESFSFRTAYREASKSRGSRSLFGYIRAARQPELPVVLLEDAGALVGLVFALVGVVVAAITGNGVYDGIGSMAIGTLLVVIAVFLSFEMSSMLVGESALPEEEARIRTALETEDLVDRVIHLRTLHVGPDDVLVAAKIAIAGDDTGAQIAAGIDAAERAVRSAVPAARYIFLEPDLDRQLPGAAG
- a CDS encoding adenosylhomocysteinase; amino-acid sequence: MTEPDFKVADLSLADFGRHEIRLAENEMPGLMAMRREYGDSQPLAGARITGSLHMTVQTAVLIETLVALGAQVRWASCNIFSTQDHAAAAIAVGPTGTVEAPAGVPVYAWKGESLEEYWWCTEQVLLWPDGLGPNMILDDGGDATLLVHKGVEFEAAGAVPDTAATDSEEYAVILASLRRSLAADATRWTRLAPGIRGVTEETTTGVHRLYEMMRAGALLFPAINVNDSVTKSKFDNRYGCRHSLVDGINRATDVLIGGKVAVVCGYGDVGKGCAESLRGQGARVVITEIDPICALQAAMDGYQVATLEDVVATADIFVTATGCFDVITADQMSRMKHQAIVGNIGHFDNEIDMAGLARVPGIQRRPVKPQVDEWVFADGHSIIVLSEGRLLNLGNATGHPSFVMSNSFTNQVLAQVELFTKGEQYPLGVHTLPKVLDEKVARLHLDALGVRLTELRKDQAEYLGVDVAGPYKVDHYRY